The Microplitis mediator isolate UGA2020A chromosome 8, iyMicMedi2.1, whole genome shotgun sequence genome has a window encoding:
- the LOC130673022 gene encoding phosphatidylinositol 3-kinase catalytic subunit type 3: MDDISDKFSYVYSSSLDTRIQIKIGTLEGVRQRPEYDKLLLDPMIKFSGLYGAGGGKGDLAASLQIWGGGRPLALPVHTAYKHFPVRWNWNQWITLPISYSDLPRDAQLAITIYDCAGPGRQIAVGGTTISLFGKHGVFRQGMLDLRVWPNVEADGSVPTTTQGKARDAGKEQMQRLAKLAKKRRNGQMPRVDWLDRLAFREIEVINEREKRESNYLYLTVEFPEVTMDGFPYSIVYYEKDGDEVVQHRAQPDVVTIPDYEILAENLVEAKHHKLARSLRSGGNTREVKPTSTVRDALNTILGYPPTTALTTEEQDLIWKFRYYLSTQKKALTKFVKCVNWKVAGEERQALEMLASWSPPDPEDALELLGPAFTHPAVRRYAIARLNQANDDDLMLYLLQLVQALKYENFESIKAANLKIVRESEKIERMDKTEQSNNSMSTSSESETNQSSSQESPMDLASFLITRACQNSTLANYLYWYLAIECEDQPDPAITVKQDTRVREMYVTVMKMFSMALTQGNVIWQKRKAFLARQKLFIDQLVALVKAVARESGNRKRKTDRLKALLSEQDQNFKINFSNFEPIPFPLDPEISIKGIIPDKASLFKSALMPSKLTFLTTNNTEYIAIFKYGDDLRQDQLILQTIALMDKLLRRENLDLKLTPYRVLATSTRHGFLQFIESITVAEVLASEGSILSFFRKHHPSETGPYGIAPEVMDTYVRSCAGYCIITYVLGVGDRHLDNLLLTTSGKLFHIDFGYILGRDPKPLPPPMKLSKEMVEAMGGVGSEHYHEFRKQCYTAFLHLRRHANLILNLFSLMVDASVPDIALEPDKAVKKVQDKLRLDLSDEEAVHYVQNLLDLSVTAVMAALVEQLHKFAQYWRK; the protein is encoded by the exons ATGGATGATAtaagtgataaattttcatatgttTATAGTTCATCTTTAGATACaagaatacaaataaaaat AGGAACATTAGAAGGAGTAAGACAACGTCCAGAATatgacaaattattattagatcCGATGATTAAATTCTCTGGATTGTATGGTGCTGGTGGTGGAAAAGGTGACTTAGCAGCATCACTACAAATTTGGGGTGGCGGTCGTCCACTTGCATTACCAGTACATACTGCATATAAACATTTTCCCGTACGCTGGAA cTGGAATCAATGGATAACTTTACCAATATCATACTCGGATTTACCACGAGACGCACAATTAGCAATAACAATATACGATTGCGCTGGGCCAGGTCGTCAGATAGCCGTAGGTGGTACCACGATATCACTCTTCGGTAAACACGGAGTATTTCGTCAGGGAATGCTGGATTTACGTGTCTGGCCAAATGTCGAAGCAGATGGATCAGTACCAACGACGACTCAGGGCAAAGCTCGCGACGCTGGTAAAGAGCAAATGCAGCGTCTCGCTAAATTGGCTAAGAAACGTAGGAACGGACAGATGCCACGTGTTGATTGGCTCGATCGATTGGCCTTTCGTGAAATCGAAGTTATTAATGAACGTGAGAAACGtgaatcaaattatttatatctgACAGTTGAGTTTCCCGAAGTTACCATGGACGGATTTCCATACTCGAttgtttattatgaaaaaGATGGGGACGAAGTTGTACAGCATCGCGCCCAACCGGATGTCGTAACGATACCGGATTATGAAATTTTAGCTGAAAATTTAGTTGAAGCTAAACATCACAAATTAGCACGTAGTCTACGCAGTGGCGGTAATACAAGAGAAGTTAAGCCAACTTCCACTGTACGTGATGCGCTGAATACTATTTTAG gATATCCGCCAACAACGGCATTGACTACTGAAGAACAAGATTTAATTTGGAAGTTCCGATATTATTTATCGACACAAAAAAAAGCGTTGACTAAATTTGTGAAATGTGTAAATTGGAAGGTAGCAGGGGAAGAACGTCAGGCGCTGGAGATGCTGGCCAGCTGGAGTCCTCCGGATCCAGAAGACGCACTGGAACTACTCGGTCCAGCTTTCACTCATCCGGCTGTCAGAAGATATGCGATCGCGAGACTAAATCAGGCAAATGATGATGATCTGATGCTTTATTTGCTCCAATTAGTCCAGGCAttgaaatatgaaaattttgaaagcatTAAAGcggcaaatttaaaaatagtcagagAGAGTGAAAAAATAGAGAGAATGGATAAGACTGAGCAGTCAAATAATTCCATGTCCACG tcaagTGAATCAGAAACGAACCAATCGTCAAGTCAAGAGTCACCAATGGATTTGGCATCATTTTTGATAACACGCGCGTGTCAAAACTCAACACTAGCCAACTATCTGTACTGGTATCTAGCAATTGAATGTGAAGATCAACCAGATCCTGCGATAACAGTAAAACAAGACACACGCGTGCGTGAAATGTACGTGACAGTTATGAAAATGTTCTCAATGGCCCTGACTCAGGGTAACGTAATCTGGCAAAAACGCAAAGCCTTCTTAGCtcgtcaaaaattatttatcgatcAATTAGTGGCTCTTGTAAAAGCTGTCGCTCGTGAAAGTGGGAACAGAAAACGTAAAACCGATCGTTTAAAAGCTTTATTGTCTGAGCaggatcaaaattttaaaattaatttttcaaactttgaaCCAATACCATTTCCACTTGATCCCGAGATTTCTATCAAAGGAATTATTCCCGACAA agcaAGTCTTTTCAAATCAGCACTAATGCCATCGAAATTAACATTTCTCACGACAAATAATACTGAATACAttgcaatatttaaatatggaGATGATCTTAGACAAGATCAATTGATATTGCAAACAATTGCACTGATGGATAAATTATTGAGACGAGAAaatcttgatttaaaattaactccgTATCG agTTTTGGCAACGAGTACAAGACATGGTTTCTTACAATTCATCGAATCTATAACAGTAGCCGAGGTATTGGCCAGTGAAGGATcgattttaagttttttccGCAAGCATCATCCATCTGAAACTGGACCCTATGGAATTGCGCCGGAAGTTATGGACACTTATGTACGCAGTTGTGCTGGTTACTGCATAATCACATACGTATTAGGTGTTGGCGATCGTCACTTAGATAACTTATTACTTACTACGTCag gtAAATTATTTCACATTGACTTTGGTTACATTTTGGGACGTGACCCAAAACCGCTGCCACCGCCAATGAAATTAAGCAAAGAAATGGTTGAGGCGATGGGCGGCGTTGGCTCGGAACATTACCATGAGTTTCGGAAGCAATGTTACACTGCGTTCCTGCACTTGCGTCGTCATGCAAACTTAATACTCAACTTATTCTCACTTATGGTCGACGCGAGTGTCCCTGACATTGCCCTGGAGCCTGACAAAGccgtaaaaaaagtccaaGATAAATTGCGCTTGGATTTGAGCGACGAGGAAGCTGTTCATTACGTACAAAATCTTCTAGATCTATCTGTCACCGCCGTAATGGCGGCTCTAGTTGAACAATTGCATAAATTCGCTCAATATTGGCGTAAAtaa
- the LOC130673021 gene encoding integrator complex subunit 3 isoform X1, which translates to MELNKTATSNTWRLLNTSCIENKDELEEKFERCHAVLQGLTAGLSEKEVHDTLNNAVCKDKTHEEVSLGLLVVILTDPQDALKSYRDLTLITRDGLAIVLGHLNQLVLERYLRLNDITRSQLLWLLRELIKANVAGVDNLCLSLLRHAAGGDTSPRNIYLVEALLDIFQDNRQWLDKFPFLVASIVYTYLRLIEDHSAPHLQQLRSREVTFTVALIRERIVDCLVIGRDLVRLLQNVARLPEFESLWRDLLTNPKSINQNLTGVLQLLQTRTSRRFLQSRLTPDMERKLVFLTGSVRFGNHKRYQDWFQRQYLATPESQSLRCDLIRFIVGVIHPTNELLCSDIIPRWAVIGWLLTTCTSTVAASNAKLALFYDWLFFDPEKDNIMNIEPAILVMHNSMRSHPAVTATLLDFLCRIIPNFYPALTDKVRNGIFSSLRQILEKRVLPSLCPLFDNSKLDRELRIKIRETFKEFCLPSNADPALGNKVPILYSGKIEEMNKDMGPGLMLDNNLIPTTATAMTNINSTENNHHHGQDPEPAFSDDEEEMPLRIVTKVEDEEDDDDDDDVPLSKIKLKKDREREREREREREREQQKTSNCILKDITCHLNITLEPNELKSAVNNLYNETDNESRCQTMERIVQMILEDDLGVDSIGPLATCLFTILSSQITPNIFPADNLNDDSLTDSISTPLFVMFRNYFQLCKEEDNRKKFLGHVLSELQNLQSCIGYLLLYFLKVWGREEEKREGLASNVTNEVKAAVYKDFCQHRDKKLETCLLDDLKFCHQDNVFLLCYLVPDVFMGFQNIALGNATLLHLVVSTVDSCQLQELVCQILQGQLKMLEKDSFGGLLIKSLEWETFEQYCFWQLITAHDFPIKYVLPVVPKLQFRNHAEAMTAILFMLKQERPTLELLRQLFTRQNNDGDTFVVAALRYWCRDYEDKLGELLANLLSTRYPATSPNKRKRAGAKQNQQQSGPPTGEQVLGHLDQLRQHCRASADLQLYQTEGMQKALQQAQAASSDSLRKSYGDLFALAEVNEENEPPPPPTSSSRKHNASATASAKAAGHRKIISTRERTASKRPPPRDRNSDSTDQSSEDEMIAKPKQAKKRKKVNAVGSDSD; encoded by the exons ATGGAACTTAATAAAACTGCAACTTCCAATACTTGGAGACTTCTTAATACGTCTTGCATCGAGAACAAGGACGAGCTTGAAGag aAATTTGAACGATGTCACGCAGTGCTACAAGGTCTAACAGCCGGTCTTTCAGAAAAAGAAGTACACGACACATTAAACAATGCAGTTTGTAAAGACAAAACACACGAAGAAGTATCACTAGGACttttagttgttattttaaCGGATCCACAGGATGCGCTTAAAAGTTATCGTGACTTGACACTGATAACACGTGATGGACTGGCCATTGTACTAGgtcatttaaatcaattagTGCTCGAACGTTATTTGCGATTAAATGACATAACTCGAAGTCAATTGTTGTGGTTATTACGTGAATTAATAAAAGCAAATGTTGCTGGTGTtgataatttatgtttaaGTTTATTAAGACATGCCGCTGGTGGTGACACTTCACCGcgcaatatatatttagttgAGGCATTACTTGATATATTTCAAGATAATCGACAGTGGCTGGataaatttccatttttagTTGCGTCTATTGTTTATACTTATTTACGTTTAATTGAAGACCACAGCGCTCCTCATCTTCAACAATTGAGATCAAGAGAAGTTACTTTCACTGTTGCACTTATTAGAGAACGTATTGTTGATTGTCTAGTTATTGGAAg agatTTGGTGCGTTTACTTCAAAATGTTGCGAGGTTACCTGAATTTGAAAGTCTCTGGCGCGATTTATTAACAAATCCAAAGTCAATAAATCAAAACCTGACAGGTGTATTGCAATTACTACAAACACGTACATCACGTCGTTTTTTACAATCACGTTTGACTCCAGACATGGAACGTAAACTTGTATTTTTAACTGGAAGTGTACGTTTTGGTAACCACAAACGTTATCAGGATTGGTTTCAACGACAATATTTAGCGACACCTGAATCACAGTCACTACGATGTGATTTAATAAGATTTATTGTTGGTGTAATACATCCGACAAATGAGTTACTGTGCTCAGATATTATTCCACGATGGGCTGTCATAGGATGGTTATTAACAACTTGCACATCAACGGTCGCTGCTAGCAACGCTAAATTAGcattattttatgattggCTATTTTTTGATCCTGAGAAAGATAATATTATGAATATTGAACCGGCAATACTTGTTATGCATAATTCAATGCGATCACATCCTGCTGTCACTGCCAcacttttagattttttatgcaga ataatACCAAATTTTTATCCAGCATTGACAGATAAAGTCCGTAATGGTATTTTTTCATCactaagacaaattttagaaaaacGTGTATTGCCATCACTATGTCcattatttgataattcaaaattagatCGTGAGTTGCGTATAAAAATACGTGAAAccttcaaggaattttgtttACCATCAAATGCTGATcctg CATTGGGTAATAAGGTTCCGATACTATATTCAGGTAAAATAGAAGAAATGAACAAAGACATGGGTCCAGGATTGATGttggataataatttaataccaACGACAGCAACTGCTATGACTAATATCAATTCTACGGaaaataatcatcatcatGGACAAGATCCAGAACCAGCATTTAGTGACGACGAAGAGGAAATGCCTCTtag AATAGTAACAAAAGTTGAAGACGAAGAAgatgatgacgatgacgaCGATGTGCctctttcaaaaataaaattaaaaaaagaccGCGAACGTGAGCGAGAACGTGAACGTGAGCGTGAGCGCGAGCAGCAAAAAACATCAAACTGTATTTTAAAAGACATAACTTGTCATCTAAACATAACTCTTGAACCCAACGAGCTTAAGTCAGCTGTAAATAATCTCTACAATGAAACCGACAATGAATCCCGGTGTCAGACTATGGAGCGCATTGTCCAGATGATCCTTGAAGATGATCTCGGTGTTGACTCAATCGGGCCTCTTGCCACTTGTCTCTTTACGATTCTCTCCTCTCAAATTACCCCAAATATTTTTCCCGCAGATAATTTGAACGACGACTCATTAACTGACAGTATCAGTACTCCTCTTTTCGTCATGTTTCGTAATTACTTTCAATTGTGTAAAGAAGAggacaacagaaaaaaatttctcggtcATGTATTGTCTgagttacaaaatttacaatcatGCATCggctatttattattatattttttaaaagtttggGGCCGAGAAGAAGAAAAACGTGAAGGACTTGCGTCAAATGTTACAAATGAAGTAAAAGCTGCTGTTTATAAAGATTTTTGTCAGCAtcgagataaaaaattagagaCTTGTTTACtggatgatttaaaattttgtcatcAAGACAATGTATTTTTACTCTGCTATTTGGTGCCTGATGTATTTATGGGATTTCAAAATATTGCATTGGGTAATGCAACGCTGCTTCACTTAGTTGTCAGTACTGTTGATTCATGTCAGTTGCAAGAATTGGTCTGTCAAATATTACAAGGGCAATTAAAAATGTTGGAGAAAGATTCGTTTGGAGGATTACTTATTAAAAGTTTAGAGTGggaaacttttgaacagtaTTGTTTTTGGCAACTCATTACTGCTCAtgattttccaataaaatatgttttgCCAGTGGTTCCTAAATTACAATTTAGAAATCATGCAGAAGCTATGACGGCGATATTGTTTATGCTTAAACAAGAAAG gcCGACACTAGAATTATTACGTCAATTATTTACGCGTCAAAATAACGACGGTGATACATTTGTAGTAGCAGCACTACGTTATTGGTGTAGAGATTATGAAGACAAATTAGGCGAGTTATTGGCAAATTTATTGAGTACACGTTATCCAGCAACAAGTCCAAATAAACGAAAACGCGCCGGCGCTAAGCAAAATCAACAACAGTCTGGACCACCGACGGGAGAACAAGTATTAGGTCATTTAGATCAATTACGACAACACTGTCGTGCGTCTGCAGATCTACAGTTGTACCAAACAGAGGGAATGCAGAAAGCACTTCAACAAGCACAAGCTGCCAGTAGTGATAGTTTGAGAAAAAGTTACGGTGATTTATTTGCACTAGCTGAAGTTAATGAAGAAAATgaaccaccaccaccaccaacATCATCATCACGTAAACATAATGCGTCAGCAACAGCGTCTGCTAAAGCTGCTGGGCAtaggaaaattatttctacAAGAGAAAGAACTGCTAGCAAACGACCACCTCCTAGAGATCGCAATAGTGACAGTACCGACCAAAGTAGTGAG
- the LOC130673021 gene encoding integrator complex subunit 3 isoform X2 translates to MELNKTATSNTWRLLNTSCIENKDELEEKFERCHAVLQGLTAGLSEKEVHDTLNNAVCKDKTHEEVSLGLLVVILTDPQDALKSYRDLTLITRDGLAIVLGHLNQLVLERYLRLNDITRSQLLWLLRELIKANVAGVDNLCLSLLRHAAGGDTSPRNIYLVEALLDIFQDNRQWLDKFPFLVASIVYTYLRLIEDHSAPHLQQLRSREVTFTVALIRERIVDCLVIGRDLVRLLQNVARLPEFESLWRDLLTNPKSINQNLTGVLQLLQTRTSRRFLQSRLTPDMERKLVFLTGSVRFGNHKRYQDWFQRQYLATPESQSLRCDLIRFIVGVIHPTNELLCSDIIPRWAVIGWLLTTCTSTVAASNAKLALFYDWLFFDPEKDNIMNIEPAILVMHNSMRSHPAVTATLLDFLCRIIPNFYPALTDKVRNGIFSSLRQILEKRVLPSLCPLFDNSKLDRELRIKIRETFKEFCLPSNADPGKIEEMNKDMGPGLMLDNNLIPTTATAMTNINSTENNHHHGQDPEPAFSDDEEEMPLRIVTKVEDEEDDDDDDDVPLSKIKLKKDREREREREREREREQQKTSNCILKDITCHLNITLEPNELKSAVNNLYNETDNESRCQTMERIVQMILEDDLGVDSIGPLATCLFTILSSQITPNIFPADNLNDDSLTDSISTPLFVMFRNYFQLCKEEDNRKKFLGHVLSELQNLQSCIGYLLLYFLKVWGREEEKREGLASNVTNEVKAAVYKDFCQHRDKKLETCLLDDLKFCHQDNVFLLCYLVPDVFMGFQNIALGNATLLHLVVSTVDSCQLQELVCQILQGQLKMLEKDSFGGLLIKSLEWETFEQYCFWQLITAHDFPIKYVLPVVPKLQFRNHAEAMTAILFMLKQERPTLELLRQLFTRQNNDGDTFVVAALRYWCRDYEDKLGELLANLLSTRYPATSPNKRKRAGAKQNQQQSGPPTGEQVLGHLDQLRQHCRASADLQLYQTEGMQKALQQAQAASSDSLRKSYGDLFALAEVNEENEPPPPPTSSSRKHNASATASAKAAGHRKIISTRERTASKRPPPRDRNSDSTDQSSEDEMIAKPKQAKKRKKVNAVGSDSD, encoded by the exons ATGGAACTTAATAAAACTGCAACTTCCAATACTTGGAGACTTCTTAATACGTCTTGCATCGAGAACAAGGACGAGCTTGAAGag aAATTTGAACGATGTCACGCAGTGCTACAAGGTCTAACAGCCGGTCTTTCAGAAAAAGAAGTACACGACACATTAAACAATGCAGTTTGTAAAGACAAAACACACGAAGAAGTATCACTAGGACttttagttgttattttaaCGGATCCACAGGATGCGCTTAAAAGTTATCGTGACTTGACACTGATAACACGTGATGGACTGGCCATTGTACTAGgtcatttaaatcaattagTGCTCGAACGTTATTTGCGATTAAATGACATAACTCGAAGTCAATTGTTGTGGTTATTACGTGAATTAATAAAAGCAAATGTTGCTGGTGTtgataatttatgtttaaGTTTATTAAGACATGCCGCTGGTGGTGACACTTCACCGcgcaatatatatttagttgAGGCATTACTTGATATATTTCAAGATAATCGACAGTGGCTGGataaatttccatttttagTTGCGTCTATTGTTTATACTTATTTACGTTTAATTGAAGACCACAGCGCTCCTCATCTTCAACAATTGAGATCAAGAGAAGTTACTTTCACTGTTGCACTTATTAGAGAACGTATTGTTGATTGTCTAGTTATTGGAAg agatTTGGTGCGTTTACTTCAAAATGTTGCGAGGTTACCTGAATTTGAAAGTCTCTGGCGCGATTTATTAACAAATCCAAAGTCAATAAATCAAAACCTGACAGGTGTATTGCAATTACTACAAACACGTACATCACGTCGTTTTTTACAATCACGTTTGACTCCAGACATGGAACGTAAACTTGTATTTTTAACTGGAAGTGTACGTTTTGGTAACCACAAACGTTATCAGGATTGGTTTCAACGACAATATTTAGCGACACCTGAATCACAGTCACTACGATGTGATTTAATAAGATTTATTGTTGGTGTAATACATCCGACAAATGAGTTACTGTGCTCAGATATTATTCCACGATGGGCTGTCATAGGATGGTTATTAACAACTTGCACATCAACGGTCGCTGCTAGCAACGCTAAATTAGcattattttatgattggCTATTTTTTGATCCTGAGAAAGATAATATTATGAATATTGAACCGGCAATACTTGTTATGCATAATTCAATGCGATCACATCCTGCTGTCACTGCCAcacttttagattttttatgcaga ataatACCAAATTTTTATCCAGCATTGACAGATAAAGTCCGTAATGGTATTTTTTCATCactaagacaaattttagaaaaacGTGTATTGCCATCACTATGTCcattatttgataattcaaaattagatCGTGAGTTGCGTATAAAAATACGTGAAAccttcaaggaattttgtttACCATCAAATGCTGATcctg GTAAAATAGAAGAAATGAACAAAGACATGGGTCCAGGATTGATGttggataataatttaataccaACGACAGCAACTGCTATGACTAATATCAATTCTACGGaaaataatcatcatcatGGACAAGATCCAGAACCAGCATTTAGTGACGACGAAGAGGAAATGCCTCTtag AATAGTAACAAAAGTTGAAGACGAAGAAgatgatgacgatgacgaCGATGTGCctctttcaaaaataaaattaaaaaaagaccGCGAACGTGAGCGAGAACGTGAACGTGAGCGTGAGCGCGAGCAGCAAAAAACATCAAACTGTATTTTAAAAGACATAACTTGTCATCTAAACATAACTCTTGAACCCAACGAGCTTAAGTCAGCTGTAAATAATCTCTACAATGAAACCGACAATGAATCCCGGTGTCAGACTATGGAGCGCATTGTCCAGATGATCCTTGAAGATGATCTCGGTGTTGACTCAATCGGGCCTCTTGCCACTTGTCTCTTTACGATTCTCTCCTCTCAAATTACCCCAAATATTTTTCCCGCAGATAATTTGAACGACGACTCATTAACTGACAGTATCAGTACTCCTCTTTTCGTCATGTTTCGTAATTACTTTCAATTGTGTAAAGAAGAggacaacagaaaaaaatttctcggtcATGTATTGTCTgagttacaaaatttacaatcatGCATCggctatttattattatattttttaaaagtttggGGCCGAGAAGAAGAAAAACGTGAAGGACTTGCGTCAAATGTTACAAATGAAGTAAAAGCTGCTGTTTATAAAGATTTTTGTCAGCAtcgagataaaaaattagagaCTTGTTTACtggatgatttaaaattttgtcatcAAGACAATGTATTTTTACTCTGCTATTTGGTGCCTGATGTATTTATGGGATTTCAAAATATTGCATTGGGTAATGCAACGCTGCTTCACTTAGTTGTCAGTACTGTTGATTCATGTCAGTTGCAAGAATTGGTCTGTCAAATATTACAAGGGCAATTAAAAATGTTGGAGAAAGATTCGTTTGGAGGATTACTTATTAAAAGTTTAGAGTGggaaacttttgaacagtaTTGTTTTTGGCAACTCATTACTGCTCAtgattttccaataaaatatgttttgCCAGTGGTTCCTAAATTACAATTTAGAAATCATGCAGAAGCTATGACGGCGATATTGTTTATGCTTAAACAAGAAAG gcCGACACTAGAATTATTACGTCAATTATTTACGCGTCAAAATAACGACGGTGATACATTTGTAGTAGCAGCACTACGTTATTGGTGTAGAGATTATGAAGACAAATTAGGCGAGTTATTGGCAAATTTATTGAGTACACGTTATCCAGCAACAAGTCCAAATAAACGAAAACGCGCCGGCGCTAAGCAAAATCAACAACAGTCTGGACCACCGACGGGAGAACAAGTATTAGGTCATTTAGATCAATTACGACAACACTGTCGTGCGTCTGCAGATCTACAGTTGTACCAAACAGAGGGAATGCAGAAAGCACTTCAACAAGCACAAGCTGCCAGTAGTGATAGTTTGAGAAAAAGTTACGGTGATTTATTTGCACTAGCTGAAGTTAATGAAGAAAATgaaccaccaccaccaccaacATCATCATCACGTAAACATAATGCGTCAGCAACAGCGTCTGCTAAAGCTGCTGGGCAtaggaaaattatttctacAAGAGAAAGAACTGCTAGCAAACGACCACCTCCTAGAGATCGCAATAGTGACAGTACCGACCAAAGTAGTGAG